Proteins from one Nicotiana tabacum cultivar K326 chromosome 23, ASM71507v2, whole genome shotgun sequence genomic window:
- the LOC107769368 gene encoding uncharacterized protein LOC107769368 encodes MDRRLYEAVFKGDIPAIHKLIEEDENIIKQTIPGSLHTILHLAARLGHVELATAIVKLFPEMASAENRDLETPLHEACREGRIEIVRILLENDPWVGYKTNLWDKSVLYVACERGRIEVVKHLLNNVQRLLMLEVDMLTSSLHVAASSGHTEIVKEVVKVRPDFAWKKDLNGCNPLHIACSKGHLDITRELLKLDMDLSAQQDNEGRTPLHWGVIKGRVSIIDEILSVSLESAEMITKNGETILHLAVKNNHFEVLKFLMESLNVSNLMSVQDNDGNTILHLATVRKLTTMVIYLLKLGIEVNALNQKGYTALDVVEADASNSGALAIIPALQEAGAKRCDQLPPVFQDIQQLASPNPGLNMVPWPRKSTFESPSSSSQYSSNHQRKHNTNSYRATRAKKIELQSEGLRNARKTITVVAVLIATVTFAAGINPPGGFNQLSGKALLGKSAAFKVFLVCNIVALFLSLGIVNVLVSVIPFKRKTMMKLMVATHKVMWISTFFMASAYIAAIWAIMPQGKGSNWVLSEVVVIGGGCTLAVFLSLGILLVRQMQRKTDWRKRRENKKMKEESPKSNTSTVEEMKVVKKDSHEGSSNSDVDSSDQGYHLY; translated from the exons ATGGACCGGCGGCTTTATGAAGCAGTTTTCAAGGGAGATATTCCAGCCATTCATAAACTCatagaagaagatgaaaacaTAATAAAACAAACCATTCCAGGATCATTACACACCATATTGCATCTAGCAGCTAGACTTGGCCACGTAGAATTGGCCACGGCTATCGTGAAACTGTTCCCGGAGATGGCGTCGGCCGAAAACCGAGATCTTGAGACGCCTCTACATGAAGCATGCAGAGAAGGAAGGATTGAAATTGTGAGAATCCTGCTTGAGAATGATCCTTGGGTTGGTTACAAGACGAATTTGTGGGATAAGAGTGTGCTTTATGTAGCATGTGAGAGAGGTAGAATTGAAGTGGTTAAGCATTTGCTTAACAATGTCCAAAGGCTATTGATGCTTGAAGTTGATATGTTGACTAGTTCACTTCATGTTGCAGCTTCTTCCGGCCATACAG AAATAGTGAAGGAAGTGGTTAAAGTGCGACCAGATTTTGCTTGGAAAAAGGACTTGAACGGGTGCAACCCGTTACATATAGCTTGCAGCAAAGGGCACTTAGATATAACTAGAGAATTGTTAAAGCTGGACATGGACCTCTCTGCCCAACAAGATAATGAAGGCAGAACACCACTTCATTGGGGTGTAATTAAAGGACGAGTGAGTATCATTGATGAGATACTCTCAGTGAGTCTTGAATCTGCTGAAATGATAACCAAAAATGGAGAGACCATTCTCCATTTGGCTGTCAAGAATAACCACTTTGAAGTGCTTAAGTTTTTGATGGAGAGTCTTAATGTTTCGAATCTCATGAGTGTTCAAGATAATGATGGAAATACCATTCTCCATTTGGCAACTGTCAGGAAACTCACCACG ATGGTCATTTATCTACTTAAGCTTGGGATTGAAGTAAATGCATTGAATCAAAAAGGATATACAGCTTTAGATGTAGTTGAAGCAGATGCAAGTAACTCAGGTGCACTTGCAATCATCCCAGCATTACAAGAAGCAGGTGCTAAAAGATGTGACCAATTACCTCCTGTTTTTCAAGACATCCAGCAGCTAGCATCACCAAATCCAGGCCTAAATATGGTTCCCTGGCCAAGAAAAAGTACCTTTGAATCTCCATCCTCCTCATCTCAATATTCTTCTAATCATCAAAGGAAGCACAATACTAATAGTTATCGCGCTACTAGGGCAAAGAAAATCGAGCTCCAAAGTGAAGGTCTAAGAAATGCAAGAAAAACCATAACAGTTGTAGCAGTGCTAATAGCAACTGTCACGTTTGCTGCTGGAATTAACCCCCCTGGTGGATTTAATCAACTTAGTGGAAAAGCATTATTGGGTAAAAGTGCAGCATTTaaggtattcttggtatgtaacATTGTGGCACTATTCCTTTCCCTTGGAATTGTTAATGTTCTTGTTAGTGTTATTCCATTCAAGAGAAAGACAATGATGAAACTAATGGTGGCAACACACAAAGTAATGTGGATTTCAACATTTTTTATGGCATCAGCTTATATAGCTGCAATATGGGCAATTATGCCACAAGGAAAGGGGTCTAATTGGGTGCTAAGTGAGGTTGTGGTTATAGGTGGAGGGTGCACTTTGGCTGTGTTTCTCAGTTTGGGAATTTTGTTGGTTAGACAAATGCAAAGGAAGACAGAttggagaaaaagaagagaaaataagaAGATGAAAGAGGAAAGTCCAAAGAGTAATACTAGTACAGTTGAAGAAATGAAAGTTGTGAAGAAAGATAGTCACGAGGGTAGCAGCAACTCAGATGTTGATAGCTCAGATCAAGGTTATCATTTGTATTAA